Below is a genomic region from Persicimonas caeni.
CTGCTTGATGCGCTCGGCCTCGGCCATCGGCGTGCGCAATCCCACGGCGATGTCGTTCGTCAGGTGGTTGCCCCCGATCGACAGCACGGCGGTGTGCACCAGGCTTCCCTGGCTGTAGATGGCGATGTCGGTGGTGCCGCCACCCACGTCGACCACGGCCACGCCCAGCTCCTTTTCGTCCTCGCTCAAGACCGCCTCCGAGCTTGCAAGCTGCTCGAGGACGATGTCGGCGACCTCCAGGCCGCAGGCGTTGGCGCACTTGACGATATTCTGCGCGCTGGTGACCGAGGCGGTCACGATGTGCACGTTGGCCTCCAAGCGCACGCCGGTCATGCCCAGCGGCTCTTTGATGCCGTCCTGATCGTCGATGATATATTCTTGGGGGATGACGTGGATGACCTTGCGATCCATCGGCATGGCCACCGCACGCGCCGCGTCGACCACGCGCGCCAGATCTTGGCGGCGCACCTCTTTGTCTTTGACCGCGACGATCCCGCGCGAGTTAAACCCTTTGACGTGCCCGCCGGCGATGCCGGCGTAGACTCGGTTGACCTCGCAGCCGGCCATCAACTCGGCCTCTTCGACCGCCTTGGCGATCGAGTTGATCGTGGCGTCGATATTGATGACCACACCTTTGCGCAGGCCCGTCGACGGATGACTGCCGATCCCGATGATGTCGAGGCCCTCATCGGTGACCTCACCGATGATGCACGCAATTTTGGTGGTCCCGATATCGAGGCCAACGATGATTTCGTCTCTGCGTCCCATTTAGCTCCCTTCCGTGGTTGCGACCTTCTGCAGCGGCTCCGTGCTGCAGGTGCCTATCTCTGGTTTAGGGGTTCAGTCGACCCGCGCGCCCTCACCAGGGCCCGTCCGTGGCCGGTGACGACGTCCGACTGCCACCCGACTCAAATCCGACTCCTGATCGATCAGAATATAATCGACCTCCATTGCCCGCTGGACAATGGACCGTTGAACGACCGCCAGTCGTTCGAGGCGCTCCCGGTAGCGCCCACGACCCAGCCGTATCTCGACGCCCGTATCGGCCGTGACCAAGGTCAGGCCGAGCACCGAGTCGACGTGGATCTCGCTGAGGGGTTCCCAATTGGTCAGCCCCAGCTCACCGTACATCTGCACCACATCCATCGCCTCGAGAAACAGCGCCCTTCCCTCGGGCTCCTCGAGTGAGGCGACCTCCATGCCGGTCACCAGCGGCAAAGCCATCAACTCGTCGACCGGGTCGCTGCTCTCGAGCGCCTTGAACGCCACCGCGTCGGTGTCGACCAGGTGATAACGCTCGTCGATGAGCAAAGCGATCGGCTCCTCTTCAGAGACTCGGACCGAGACCTGGTCGGGCAGACGACGCTCGACCTCGGCGCTCTTGATCCACGGATGGGCCTCGATGGCCCTATCCGCGCGCTCGAGATCGACGTCGAAGATATTTAACCCGATCAGAAGCCCCGCACTTTCGAGCAGAGCATCCTCGTCGACGTTATGCAGCCCTTCGACCTCCACCTCTTGGAGTTGGAAGTACGAGCCGCTGACGGTGCGAATGTAAGCGTGAAAAATGCCGTAGGGCAAGCCGATGGCCACCGCCACCAAAAACGCCACGGGCAGGGCCTTTCGACCCAGGGACCCGATCTTGGTGCCCAGCGATTTGAGTCGCTGGCCCAGGGCCCGACGTCTGCGGTTTTTGCGGCGATTACCAAACATCAACTTCATCCGTGAATCTACGGCCGGCTCTCATCCTTGAGAGCTCTTTTGTCAAACATGGGAGCGCCAGTGTGTGGCGCTGCTGCCCGGCGCTACCGCTGCATCTCGCAGCTGGCCGAGGCGAGCATGTACTCAGTGAAATCTTCGAAGCTAATCCCGTGGCTTCCTGCCAACTTAGGGACCAAGCTCGTGGCTGTCATGCCAGGAATCGTGTTGACCTCGAGCACGTACAGCTCGAGCTCATCCGGACCCCGATTGGCCTTGATATCGACCCGGGCAACACCTCGACAGCCGAGGGCGTTGTAGGCATCTCGGCCGATGCTTTCAAGCCTCGATTTTAGCCCCCCTTCCTCGACCGTTTCGTAGCGGGTTTCGGAGGACTCGTACTTGGCTTTGAAATCGTAAAACTGCTCGCCGGGGGTCACTTCGATCGACCCGAGACAGATCTCATCGAAAAAGCCGACGGTGTACTCGGCGCCGTCCAAGAATTGCTCGATCAAAATCGCCTGGGTGCCTTCGCCGACTTCGCGATTCCACAGCGACTCGATCGCCTCGGCCAACTCGGTCTCCTCGCGGCACAGATGCACGCCTACCGAACTGCCTTCGTCGTTGGGTTTGACTACCAGCGGAAGCTCCAACCCTTCGAGCTCGAGCTCCGCCTCGATCGCTTCGAAGTCGAGTTCGCCATGACCCGCCAGACGAAGTCCGGCCGGGGTGGGAACGTCCACGTCGCGAAGCACCGCCTTGGCCCGGCCTTTGTCCATCGCCAGCGCAGAGGCGAGCACGCCGCTGCCGGTATACGGAATCCCCAGCGCTTCCAGATAGCCCTGGAGCACGCCGTTTTCCCCGGCACCGCCGTGCAACCCCAAGATGACCGCCGCCGGCTTCTCCTGGGCCAGGCGAGCGAAGTCCCCCGGGACATCGTAAACTTCGGTGTCGTAACCGAGCGCGCGGAGCGCCTCGGCGAAACCGCGGCCGGTCTTCAGGCTGATCTCGCGCTCCGAAGATTGCCCTCCGGTCACGACTCCAACCTTCTGGCCACGAAACCGCGTCTTGTCGACATGTGTAAGGTCGATATCTGTCAGCATCCTTGCTCTTCCAATCGACGCTCGTACTCGAGCATACGCTTAAAACCGTCGAATCCGACGAACCTCACCTCCGGGCGAAGCTCCAGGCCAAACCTATGCCGAACTCGGCTGCGGGCCAGCGCCATCAACTCCAAAAAGTCGGCAGCGGTGGCCCCATTTTCATTGATGAAGAAGTTTGCGTGAAGCTCGCTGATCCGTGCGCCGCCGATGGCGTGTCCCTTCAGGCCTACTTCTTCGATGACCCGTCCAGCATAATCGCCTTTGGGGTTGGCGAACGTACTCCCGACACTGGCCAGCTTATACGGCTGGGTGCGGTTGCGCCGCGCCTTGTCTCGTCGGACTGCCTGCCGGGCCTCGTCGACATCACCGCGACGTATGCGAATGCGCCCGCCGAGCACCAACACGTCATCGGACACTTCCGAATGACGGTACGAGAGCCCTAACTTCGCGGGCTCCCAGGTGCTGCGTCGATATCCGCCGGCGCCGTCAGGCTCGAGCACGTCGACATCGAGCAAGACCTCGGAGAGCTCGGCCTCTTTGGTCCCGGCGTTCATCACCACGGCCCCGCCGAACGTGCCTGGAATCAGCGCCAAAAACTCGGCGCCGACCCAACCACCCTTGTGCAGGGCGCGAACGACGTGGGCGTTGACCGCGCCAGCTCCAATTCGCATCACCGCCGTATCATCGTCGGCCTCAGCCGCGATTTCGAAGGCGGCGAGCTCGCCGGTCAGTCGGGCGACAATGCCCCGAATCCCTTCGTCCGGAAACAACGTGTTGCTTCCCAGGCCTGCGATGGTGAGTTCGAGCCCTTCAGCCTCTCCTGCCCGAGCGAGCTCGACGAGCTCTTCGGCAGTTTCGACCTCGGCCCAGACCGCCGCCGGTCCTCCGATGCGCAGCGAGCAATGCTTCGCCAGCGGCTCGTTGAATACGACCCGCGCACCGAATCGGCTCTCCGCAGCAAGCGCGAGCAGGCCTTCGCCTGGCTCGAAATTGACAGTGTCTGTCATTTGCTGCGACGTCCGCTGGATTCCCGATAAACAACGCTTCTGTTCCGGCATATGTCCTCTAAGACAGGTGTCAGCATACAACAAAGCTATATGCCTGCAAGCGCCACCGAGGCCCTCCAAACGAAACCTCAAGCACCGCAATTTCAGGCATTTAACCGAACACACCTAAAGCTCCACTCGAACTCTCGTCCGTTTATTCATGTGGATTCTTGATATATTTTTTTGATCGTGAAGTGCCACGTCAAAAAGTAATCGGCGGGCCCAAACTTCTACTTAAAGGATGTGTCGACAGGGCTGGCGAATTCCAGCCCCCTGAAGTGGATGTTCAAGCGTCCATCATTGCCATGCAACGCTCGGCAACTTGCTCGGCAGCATGGGGCCGCCCGAGCTTGCGAGCTTGTTCGGCGATATTAGCCAACGAGATCGGATTGTGGATCAAGCCGCTGATCAGGCGGGTCGCCCGGCCCTGCCCGACATCGGCGTCGGCAATGGCGATACCCGCGCCCGATTCGGCGATCGCCTGGGCGTTTTTGGTCTGGTGGTCGTCCGCGGCGTGTGCGAAAGGCACATACAAGGCAGGGATGCCGAGGACGAGAACTTCGGCGATGGTCGAGGCGCCGGCGCGGCAGATCAACAGGTCGCACCAATCGTAGGCAGCGGCCATGTCGTCGATGAATTCGACGACTTCGGCCTGTCCGGCGAACTCGTCGTAGCCACCGTCGACCTCGCTCAGTCGGCCCTTTCCACATTGATGGCGAACCACCACGCGCTCGGCGAGATCGCCCAGAGCACAGAGGTCGGCGGGCAGATGGCTGTTGAAGCTGGCGGCCCCGCCGCTTCCACCGATGATCAGAATACGAAATTCGTCACGGTTGGTCGGCGGCTCGTACTCGAAGTCTTCGGCGAGTTCGAGCAGACTGGAGCGCACCGGGTTGCCAACGACTTCGCAGTCGACGTCGGGGAAATGGCGCTCGCTGGCATCGAAGGTCAGGAATGCGCGGTCGACGACTTTGCCCAGCAGCCGGTTCGTCATGCCCGGCACCGAGTTTTGCTCCATGAGCGCCGTGGGCACGCCGCGTACCGCCGCTAGCATCGTAAAGGGCCCGGCCGCATAACCACCGACGCTGACGACCAGCCCCGGGTTGAGTTTGGAGAAGACGCCCATCGATTGCATACCGCTGAACGGCAGCTTCGACAGGCCCTTCGCCCACCCCAGCGCCCCGCCCCCTTTGAGCATGGGCACGTCGACCAACTCGAGGCGATAGCCGAGCTCGGGAATCACACGCGCCTCGATGCCGCGCTCCGTACCGACAAAGGCGATATCGACCGTGGGATCGAGCTTTTGAATCGCCTCGGCGACGGCGACCCCCGG
It encodes:
- the ftsA gene encoding cell division protein FtsA, with protein sequence MGRRDEIIVGLDIGTTKIACIIGEVTDEGLDIIGIGSHPSTGLRKGVVINIDATINSIAKAVEEAELMAGCEVNRVYAGIAGGHVKGFNSRGIVAVKDKEVRRQDLARVVDAARAVAMPMDRKVIHVIPQEYIIDDQDGIKEPLGMTGVRLEANVHIVTASVTSAQNIVKCANACGLEVADIVLEQLASSEAVLSEDEKELGVAVVDVGGGTTDIAIYSQGSLVHTAVLSIGGNHLTNDIAVGLRTPMAEAERIKQKYGCAMTDKISPEETIEVPSVGGRPPRVLSRQILSEIIEPRVEEIFAYVGRELKNSGYEDLIASGVVITGGTTILENMPELAEEVLGLPVRRGVPKGVGGLVDVVRNPKFATGVGLVLHGSCQPERAVFSAEEPGFYRRFASRVGQWFAEMF
- a CDS encoding cell division protein FtsQ/DivIB — translated: MFGNRRKNRRRRALGQRLKSLGTKIGSLGRKALPVAFLVAVAIGLPYGIFHAYIRTVSGSYFQLQEVEVEGLHNVDEDALLESAGLLIGLNIFDVDLERADRAIEAHPWIKSAEVERRLPDQVSVRVSEEEPIALLIDERYHLVDTDAVAFKALESSDPVDELMALPLVTGMEVASLEEPEGRALFLEAMDVVQMYGELGLTNWEPLSEIHVDSVLGLTLVTADTGVEIRLGRGRYRERLERLAVVQRSIVQRAMEVDYILIDQESDLSRVAVGRRHRPRTGPGEGARVD
- a CDS encoding D-alanine--D-alanine ligase, translated to MLTDIDLTHVDKTRFRGQKVGVVTGGQSSEREISLKTGRGFAEALRALGYDTEVYDVPGDFARLAQEKPAAVILGLHGGAGENGVLQGYLEALGIPYTGSGVLASALAMDKGRAKAVLRDVDVPTPAGLRLAGHGELDFEAIEAELELEGLELPLVVKPNDEGSSVGVHLCREETELAEAIESLWNREVGEGTQAILIEQFLDGAEYTVGFFDEICLGSIEVTPGEQFYDFKAKYESSETRYETVEEGGLKSRLESIGRDAYNALGCRGVARVDIKANRGPDELELYVLEVNTIPGMTATSLVPKLAGSHGISFEDFTEYMLASASCEMQR
- the murB gene encoding UDP-N-acetylmuramate dehydrogenase, with amino-acid sequence MTDTVNFEPGEGLLALAAESRFGARVVFNEPLAKHCSLRIGGPAAVWAEVETAEELVELARAGEAEGLELTIAGLGSNTLFPDEGIRGIVARLTGELAAFEIAAEADDDTAVMRIGAGAVNAHVVRALHKGGWVGAEFLALIPGTFGGAVVMNAGTKEAELSEVLLDVDVLEPDGAGGYRRSTWEPAKLGLSYRHSEVSDDVLVLGGRIRIRRGDVDEARQAVRRDKARRNRTQPYKLASVGSTFANPKGDYAGRVIEEVGLKGHAIGGARISELHANFFINENGATAADFLELMALARSRVRHRFGLELRPEVRFVGFDGFKRMLEYERRLEEQGC
- the murG gene encoding undecaprenyldiphospho-muramoylpentapeptide beta-N-acetylglucosaminyltransferase, with protein sequence MPLFGSKKRDRRVVIAGGGTGGHLFPGVAVAEAIQKLDPTVDIAFVGTERGIEARVIPELGYRLELVDVPMLKGGGALGWAKGLSKLPFSGMQSMGVFSKLNPGLVVSVGGYAAGPFTMLAAVRGVPTALMEQNSVPGMTNRLLGKVVDRAFLTFDASERHFPDVDCEVVGNPVRSSLLELAEDFEYEPPTNRDEFRILIIGGSGGAASFNSHLPADLCALGDLAERVVVRHQCGKGRLSEVDGGYDEFAGQAEVVEFIDDMAAAYDWCDLLICRAGASTIAEVLVLGIPALYVPFAHAADDHQTKNAQAIAESGAGIAIADADVGQGRATRLISGLIHNPISLANIAEQARKLGRPHAAEQVAERCMAMMDA